The following are encoded in a window of Psychrobacter sp. P11F6 genomic DNA:
- the queF gene encoding NADPH-dependent 7-cyano-7-deazaguanine reductase QueF (Catalyzes the NADPH-dependent reduction of 7-cyano-7-deazaguanine (preQ0) to 7-aminomethyl-7-deazaguanine (preQ1) in queuosine biosynthesis) codes for MSIHGILGEQTTDYPTEYSPETLYPIARSMGRDVIGWQDDKLVVGIDWWQAFEMSWLNPKGLSQVAIARFGIPASSPFIVESKSLKLYLNSINFTEFASWNDVQALIAKDLSACVKADVQVELFGLNDDLHNKTSGLLVAQPEGVCIDDALANSSEKVALCEHPDASLLSSDKDLNSSSILENTGTEPYIFYSNLLRSNCPVTNQPDWGTLAVSITTDKPINTANILRYILSFRQHNGFHEQCVEQIFADLSQYYEPSELMVRAWYTRRGGIDINPCRVSDIRLMPQPSRLIRQ; via the coding sequence ATGAGTATTCACGGTATCTTGGGTGAGCAAACCACTGACTATCCAACCGAGTATAGTCCAGAGACCTTGTATCCTATCGCTCGCAGTATGGGTCGCGATGTCATTGGCTGGCAAGACGATAAGTTAGTGGTTGGCATCGATTGGTGGCAGGCATTTGAGATGTCTTGGTTGAATCCGAAAGGACTCTCGCAAGTGGCTATCGCGCGTTTTGGTATTCCAGCCAGCTCGCCATTTATCGTTGAGTCAAAGTCACTTAAGCTCTATCTAAACAGTATCAACTTTACTGAATTCGCTAGTTGGAATGATGTGCAAGCGCTGATTGCTAAAGACTTATCAGCCTGTGTAAAAGCAGACGTGCAAGTTGAGTTGTTTGGCTTAAATGACGACCTGCATAATAAGACATCAGGATTATTGGTGGCTCAACCTGAGGGTGTTTGTATTGATGACGCGCTTGCTAATAGTAGCGAAAAAGTCGCATTGTGTGAGCATCCTGATGCGTCATTGCTAAGTAGTGATAAAGATTTAAACAGTAGCTCTATTTTAGAAAATACTGGCACTGAGCCTTATATTTTCTATTCTAATTTACTACGCAGTAATTGTCCGGTGACCAATCAGCCAGATTGGGGGACGTTGGCGGTTTCGATTACGACGGATAAGCCCATTAATACGGCTAATATACTGCGTTATATTTTAAGTTTTCGTCAGCATAATGGTTTTCATGAGCAATGTGTGGAGCAGATATTTGCTGATTTGAGTCAATACTATGAGCCAAGTGAGCTGATGGTTCGCGCTTGGTATACACGCCGAGGCGGTATCGATATCAACCCTTGTCGTGTGAGTGATATCCGCTTAATGCCACAGCCAAGCCGCTTGATTAGGCAGTAA